The genomic window CTGTCCAAGCTGGAAAAGCTCGACGAGGTCGAAGCCGAACTCGCGCAACGCTATTTGAACGCAGTCGACACGCACCTCGCCCGGGAAGCCCTGGATCACTACGGTCGAAACTGGCGTCGCAGCACGCCGCCGTCCTTCCTTCATCCCGACCGCGAGGCGCTCTGGCTCTTCGACATCGCGGCCCGGGACCTGGACGTCTTCGAGGCCGAACGGAAGGATCCCATCCTGCGCGGCCACATCGACCTGCTCCGCGAAGACCTCCGCGCTGCGGAAACCTACCTGGATCGGCGCGACCACACGGTCGCATGGATCGGCGACATCGGCGTCGGCAAGACCACCGCCCTGTCGCACGCCGTGGGCCTGCTGGTCGGAGACGGTCGGAGCGGGCGTCGCCCGGCCTTCCCGGTCGGGCCAGGCCGCACCACCGTCTGTGAGACGGCCATCCGCGTCGGCCCCTATGGCGTCCTCGTCGATCCCATGGAGGAGGAGCAGGTGGTTCGTCTCGCGCGCGATCTGGTGGCCAGCCTCGCGCCGGATGCTTCAGGGATCGCCGTACCCGCGGAATTGGCGCGGTTGATCCGCGCCATGGCCGACATGAAGGTCACGAGCCGTGTGGACGGGGACGAGGTCGTCACCATCGATCCGATCGCCGATCTGCTTGCTTCGGGGGTAGGCATCGCCGAGGTCGCGGATCGCGTCGTGGCAGGAATGAACCTGTCCGACCGGACGGAGCGTCAACTCATCCAGGCGGAGGGCAGCGAAGACGGCCTCACATGGATTTCCCGCTTGGTCTCGGCGATCAATAGCGGGACCGATCCTCGCTTCAGTGTTCCGACCCGCATCACCGTTCTCATGCCCTCGGACCGCCTCAAGGCCGACGGACAGATCCTCTCCGTCATCGACACGCGCGGCGTCGAGGGCGTCACCCAACGCAAGGACATCAGCCAGCACGCCGAGGAGATCCGGACGCTGATGGTTCTGTGCACCAAGTTCGCCGATGCGCCCAACGCCACGGTGCAACGACATCTTCAGGATTCCTACGACGCCGGAACGGGGGCTGCGGATCGCCACCGGCAGTGCATTCTGGTTCTGCCGCGTGGCGATGAGGCACTCGAGACCCCCGGCCCGGACGGGCCGGTCTCCAGCCGACTACAGGGCTATGCCGTCCGACGCGCGGAGGTGAGGCAGGCGCTTGTCGGCGCCGGACTGCCGCCGACGCCCACCTATTTCTTCGACGCCCGCAATGACGATCCCGATCAGATCTGGTCGGACCTGCGCGCCCAGATCCAGCGCATGCGGAATGACTATGCCGCTCGGGGGCGGGCCGCCGCTGCGGGCGTCCGCAATCTGATCGAAAACGTGGATGACGTCCGCGCTTCCGAAGCCCGTCTGGACATAGAGGTCGAGCTGGCCCGCCTGCTCGGCGAGGTCGGACCGCTTATGCAGTCGGTGCGCCCGCCGCACCAGAACCTCATCGAGCAACTGGCGGTGGGCCACCACAGCTCGATCGCCGCCTCGATCTACCGCCGGGGCGACTGGGAGAATTTCGCATTCGACCACATTCTCGGCATGGGGGTCCGGATCGACGCCAACCTGCGCACCCAGCGCGATACCCACAGGCTCGAGTTCCGGTTCAAGGATCTCGAAACCAAATATCACGACCTCGAAAGCGTGTTGGTGACGATCCAGTCACTGAGGATCCGTCTGTCCGAAGGGCGTCAGGAGTTTCTCTCAGCCGCCCGGCTGATCGGCGCGGACGCCTATGGGCGTCTGCTGGCCGGCGCCGATCTCTGGCCGGAAGCCGCCAAGCGCTACGGAATGGGATCTGGATACAAGCGCGATGTGGCTGAGCTCTGGCGTGCGTGGTTCGAAACCACGCCGGAAGCCCAGGACGTTCGAGTCGCCGTGGACGCCCGCCTGCAGGATGCGTGGTCGACCTGGGTGATCGAGCCCCTGCGGCAGGCCGTGAGGGCGGCGCCGACCCCGTAGAAAGACACGATATAGGGGCAGCTCAGGGAGCCATGGGACGCTGGCCCTTGTGCGGACGCGACGCCGCTGGAAGCGGCCTGATCTCGAAGTCGAAATCGACTGCCGGTCCGCATCGATCTCAAAAATCGAAGCCGAGCTGACCCTCGGCGAGGGTTGATCGCGGTCGCCGCGCAGGTCGGTGTTGGTGGTGGGGCGACGGCATCGCCGCAGAGGGCGCCGATTCAGGGGCCGCCGTCTCAATAACGCGGACTTCCGAAAGACGCGGCTTGGCCGCAGCCCGCCGGGTCGGGATCGGGGCGCCCCGGCTCTCGTTCCAGGCGGCGATGTCCCGTTCTCGCCAGGCCACCCGGCCGGGTGAAATCGGCACCGGGTCGGGGAAATCCCCGGCCTGACGCATGCGCCACGCCGTCGTGCGGCCGAGACCCGTGAGGTTGCGCACCTGACGCCAGCTGAGAAACCGGTCCAGCCCTCGCTCATGGGCCATGACGCTGCTCCAGAAGCGAGACCGCACGATCGCCCATGACCGTAGCGAGGGCCGCCGCGTCGTTCGCCGCATCGAGCGGGTCGCGACTCCACCAGACCAGAAGGACGGCCTTGAGCGGGTAACTGACTGAGGGATCATTCAGCAGGGTCTCCAGGCTGGGGCGTTCGGAGATCATGATGCGGCCTCGCGGCGGGCCTCGCGCCGTAGGCGCTGGCGCTCACTGGAAGAGGCGACCGGCGTGGTGATCTGGGACTGAGCCCAGAGATCGAGCAGGTCGAGAGGGTAGAAAGGCTTGTTCCGGATGTGCCGGCAAGGCGGCCCGCCCGAGCCGGTGGAATAGGCCCGGGCCAGGGTCGTGGGCTTCATACGGATGCCTTTGCCCTTGAGAAAGGCCGAGGCCTCCGCTCGGGTCAGCAGGGTCTCCGCTGTCGCGGGCGCTTGATCGTCGCCATGGCGGGGTTCTGTCACGAGTGTCATAGCGCGGCCTCCGCCGGACTGCATTCCCGCGACGACCGGACCCCGCGACCGGCCGTCAGCGCCAGGTAGCAGTTGATCACGGTCACGACGTAGTTCTGGGTCTCGGTGATGTTCGGAATCCGGCCCAGCCGGGCGACCCGATCGGGACCGGAATTATAGGCCGCGAGGGCCAGGCGCAGATCGCCGAAGCGGAGGATCTGGCGGGCGAGGTAGTCGGCGCCGCCCCGCAGGTTCTCGTAGGGGTCGAACCGGTTCCGAACGCCAAGGTCGGCGGCGGTGCCCGGCATCAGCTGGGTCAGGCCGCAGGCGCCCGCGTGGGAGCAGGCCTGGGGCCGATAGGCGCTTTCAACCACGACCAGGGCGTGGAGCAGCTTGCGGTCCAGGCCATGTCGGTCAGCCGCTTCAGCGATGGCCTCGGCGAAGGGTTGGTCCAGATCCGCGAGACGGACGGCTTCCACACCGGCGACGTGGGACGTCGTGGCGTCCACGGCGGCGCCGACGAACAGGTCCCCGCCGGCGAGGCGCCAGTCGATGCGTGTCTGGGCGGCGGCCGGCGACGTCGCCGCGAGCACGACGAGGGCGGCGATGGGAAGGCTGTATCTCACCATGTCAGGGTCTCCCGGTAGACGCCCTCGATCTGGGCGGTCGTGACCGGCCCGAAGTACCGGCTGTCCAGGCTGGACGGCGTGTCGCCGAGCAGCAGGCGTTCGTTCGCGGCGAGCCTGCGGCAGCCCCGCCAGGCCGGGAGAGGCGCGCCGTTGCGGTCCCTGTCGTGGATCCGGACGGTGCGCATCGGGGCGATCATCCAACGGCCGTCCGAGCAGACGGAATCGCCCCCCGTCGCCGCCACCCGTTTGATCAGGCGCACCTCGGGCGGCATGCCCTGACGCGCCAGATAGGGACGCACGACGGCTGGCTGGCGAATGGCGACGACCGCGCCCCGCGAGATTTCGGCGGCTGCCGTGCGGACATAGACGCCCTTAGGCAGGCTCGGGCTTTCATTGATGAGCGCGAGGGCGGGCCGTTGTCCCGCGATCGCGCCGAACGCCAGGAGGCCGACGGCGGGCGCCACGGCGGCCGTGAGAAGACGACGGAAACGGGTCATCGGCGATAGGGCTCCAGAATGAGATCACGGGTGATCATCACCCGGACCGGTGCGCCTGCCCGGACGCGGATGGACGGCTGGACCCCGAGCTCGCGGTCGATGAGCCGTCCCCCGACCTGGGAGGCCTCAATGGACGCGGCGCTCCCCGCACTGGCGGCGAACGACCGATCGTCTGATCCGCCCCGCGCCAGCTCGCCGAGGGTGGTGACGGCGCCGGCGAAGAGGGTCGCGACGCCGAGCGGCCAGAGACGCCGGTCCACCTCGCCGCGGACCCCGACGGCCCCTTGCGCATCGACGCCGGGCTCCTCCGAGAGGATCAGGCTCTTGCCGTTGGGAAGGATCAGCCGGTCCCAGACCAGAAAGGCCCGACGATCGCCATGGGCGCTCTCGCCTTCGTGGCGTCCGATCAGCCGCGTCCCCTGCGGGACGACGAGATGACGTCCGGTGATGGAATCGAACACATTCTGGCTGACCGTGGCCACGACGGGACCGGGACGGGACGTGTCGACCGCCGTGAGCAGAACGCCCGGGATGACGGCTCCGGCCTTCAGCTCGTAGGGGGATACGGGCGCCAGCAGGCCGTGTGGACTGTAGATCGCCCCATAGTCCCGCATCGCGGGCGAGGGACTCGGGTCTGATCGGCCGGCGGTCTGGACGGTTCCGCTTCCCGGGGCGCCGTCGAAGAAAAGCCCCGAGGCGGCTGCCTGGTCCGCCGGTCGCGGCGCGCGGGGAGCCGTGCTGTAGTGGGGCGCAGGCACGCGCGCGGGCTGTGGGGATGCGACGGTCTCTCTCGCCTCGGGCACCGCGCCCCGGCGCTCCGGCAGGGTGTCAGCCTGGGCGAGGCGATCATAGCTCGCCGGCTGGTCGGTCACGCGATCCGAAGGCCGGACGCTGCCTCGCGCCTCGCCTGCGCCGTCGGCGTCCGCCGCGTCACGAGCCTGGCGCGTCATCTGCGGCTGGACCACGAAGGCCCAGGCCAGAGATCCGGACACGAGCAGGGCCGCAACCAACACCGCCCCCTGGACGACAGGCTTGCGGATGCGAACGGCCCCGGGACGCGGCGCCCGTCCCATCAAGGGCGGCGGCGGGGCCTTGGGAGCCGTGACGGGCGGCGGGGTCGCCGGTGTGTGCGTGTCGTGTTGAGTTCCAGCGGTTTCAGCGCTGTGAGGATCGGTCATCGGACGGCTCCCGTTAGGCGGCGGATATGGACGATCTGCGGTCGACGATCCGCGAGACCGATCTGCGTGGGGAGCGCGGTCGGTTCCACGCCGCCGTCGGCCCCACGAAATATCGCGCAGCCGGAAAGCGCAAAGGCGAATGTGACCGTGACAACGGTCCCGATCAGGAAGCGTCGGGGGTCCATGAGACATCCTCGATCTTGAGGCCAAGGGGATTGCGCATCAGTTCCGCCTCGTTGCGCGGCGGCTGATGGGCGACGGTGATGAGGGCGCGCCAACGCTCGGCCCCGGCTTGCTGACCGTTGACGAAGCGGGTCTCTCGCCACTGCAGATCGAAGGTTCGCTCGCTGCGGCGGACCACATTGAGCACCTCGACATTGACCGCTTCCCGGCCGGCGTCGGCGAACGGGTCGTTGGCCTGGGCCCAGTCGTTCAGGAAGGCGGAGGCCTTGGGGGTCAGGAGGTCGTAGGCCCCCAGCCAGTTCTGACGGATCACGATCGGATCGATCGACTTGGACCGCACGTCCCGGATCCACTGAGCGAGCGCATAGCCGGTCTGGGCCTCGGTCGGCTCATAGCGGCCGTCCAGGGCGGTGATCTTCTGGGTCTGTCCCCAGTCGGACACCTCGACGACGAAAGGCCGGACCACGGCGCGATCGGCCTGGGCCCACCAGCCCGCGCCGAGGAAGGCCGCCAGGGCGAGATTGGCCAGGGCGATGCGGCGCCAGTTGCGCGCGTGGGCGATGGAAAGACCCATCCGGTCGTCCCAGACCTGACCAGCCCGCTGGTAGGGCGTGGCCTCGGGGGACGCGGTCAGGGCGCGTTTGGGTTTGAAAAAGGGATGCATGCTCAATCCTCGGGTCTGACGGTGGGTTTGAGGGCGCCGCTGTTCTCTCCGGCCGGCATCAGGGCGCGGGCTGAGTTGGCGATAAAGAAGGCCTGGAGAGCAGCGGATCGGCCGGCGGCGCGACCGCTGCCTGCACCCAGCGTTCTCTCCTCCGACAGGGAAGGCCGGGCGCGGCTCTCGGCGTCAGGCGCCGACTTGCCGAGGGACGGCGCCGCGGCCGACCGACCGGGCGACTCATCAGCGGACGACGTTGACGTTGACCGCGATGGCCCCGAGCCTGCTGGCGAAGAGCCGGACGCGCGGGAGAGGGGTGGAGGCGCCGCACCACCGCTGGAGCCCGGCGCGGGGCCTGGTGAAGGTCTCGGTCCGCCGCCCGGCGGAAAGCTCCCGGACGAGGGTCCGCTTCCTGATGAGCGCGCTGCGGAGGCCGCGCCTGCGGCGGCTCTGGACGACCCGCTGACGGCGGCGGCTCGCCCGGCCATGGCTCCGGCCCCCGCCACGCCGCCCGCCACGAGGGCGCCGGCGCCGGCAACAGCCAATCCGCTCGTCAGAGCTGCGCCCGCTCCCAAGGCCGGCCCGCCGGTCACAAGGGCCGAGGCGAGGTTCGGGATGAAGATGGCCAGCATGGCCAGCAGCAGGGCGGCGACCAGAATGGTCAGGGCCTCGTAGATGTCAGGATTGGCGGAGGGCTGGAGCTGGTCGAAAATCGTCCGTGCGCCCGAAACGACGATGGCCAGCGCCAACACCTTGAGCCCGGAGGAGACGACGTAGCCGAGCGGCCTCTCAGCCAGAAAGGCGGTCTTGTTCCAGATGCCGAACGGCAGGAGCACGAAGCCGCCCAGGGTGACGATCTTGAACTCCAGCAGAGAGACGATGATCTGCAGGGCGAGTATGGCGAAGGCCAGCATGATGCCGATCATCGCCAGGCCGAGGATGAGGGCGTCGGCCATATTCCCCATGACGTCGAGCGGGTTCTCGACCGGCGCGGGTGTCTCGCCCAGCGCCTTCACGATCTCCCAGCCCTGCTGGAGGATGGCCCCCGGATTGAGAAACTCCGCGCGCGACAGGGAGCCTCCGCCGGCGGTGAGGCCGAGCTCGAGGAAGCCGGCGTAGATCGTCTCCGACAGGGCCTGCCAATCATTGATGAGCCAGGCGAAGGCGCCGATCAGCAGCACCTTGCCGAAACCGGCGGCGAGGATTTCCCGGTTGGGGGAGAGCGCCCACTGGATGCCCGTCAGCGCCACCACGAGCGCGATCAGCAGTCCGAAGACGCCGTTGACCGAGCTGGACAGGGCGTCAAAGCCGGCGGTGACGGTGTTGGAAAACACCACCATCAGCTCGTTCGGGGTCTCCATTCCGGGGCCGGCCATGACCGCTCTCCTCAGTCCCGAGCGTGGGGCAAGGGGTTGAAGGACGGGGCGGCCGGGGTGGAGGATCCGCCCTCCCAAAAGCGGCGCCGCGCCTCGATCGCGGCCTCCCGGTCGGCGGCCTGACGCGCCGCGCCCTCGGCCATCAGCCGGGACTGCGCCAGAAGCAGGGTCCGCATGCTGGCCAGATCCTCCGCGAGGACGGACAACATCTGGGTCGAAGACTGGATCGCGGCCGTCTCGCCCTCCGCCGCCTCGCTGGCGGCCATAGCGCCCCGGAGACGCCCGTCCCGACTCCGGGCCAGCCGCTCCAGCTCGGCCGCCGTCCGCGCCAGATCCTCGGCGGTCCGTCGGGCGGTCGTGGAGCGCTCGGCGCCGAGCGCCGTGAGATCCGAGAGAGACAGGTCGTCTGGATACAGATCGGCGAACTGCCGCTGGACCCCGTCGAGGGTCGATGCCGTGCCCCTGAGCCGGTCGGCCCCACGACCATGGCGTGGCCAACGTCGCCGACATGCAGGGAGAGCCGGAAAGGCGTGGACCCGCTGGTCCGCGCGACCGCCAAAGGCGGCCCTTGCAGACGCGGGTCTGCGGTCGGCCCGGCCCAGACGGCGGAGACCGGAAGAAGGTCGGCGAGGTTCAGGGTGGAGACCAGCGGCCGGCGGACGTCCGCATAGGGCTCGCCCGGCAGGGAGCCGAGCCAGGCCTCGACCGCATTCAGATCTTCGGTCCGGGCGACGAAGCCCTGGGCGTTCAGCGTCGCCTCGATCGCCCGCGCCTGCTCCGCCGCCCGGTCGGGGTCGCGCGCCGTCACCGTGATCGTCGTGGTCAGATAGCCATAGGCGCAGGCATCCGAGCCGAGCGCCTCCAGGGCGCCGTCGCACTCGTCAGTCTTGGCGGCCGCGTCCGTGTCGAGGAGCGGAACTTCCTCCTTGGTGATCGCCTCGCGCAACAGGACGCCGACGCCCTTGCGCTTGGCGAACCACCTCTTGCGCAGCTTGACCAGCTCGACCTCGGCGTCCGCCTTGTCGAGGCCGATCCAGCGGGCGCTCCAGCGATAGGGAAACGGCAGAGCGCCGAGGGCGTCGAGCAGCCCCGGCCGCGTGCTCGCCGGGAGACCACGCACCGAGACCACCTTGAGTGTCCGGCCGTCGAGCGTGGGCGCCACGCCGCCCAGAAGGGGTGCATCGGCCAGCCAGGCGTCGAGGAACATCGGCGTAGCGGGCAGTTCGAGGCGGACGGTTCGGGGAGAGACGCAGTCATGGAGCCAGGTCAGGATCTCCGCATCGTCCAGCATGGCGACTTCCGGAAGGGCGTCGGCCAGAAGATCGACGATCTGTGCGGTCTCGCGCGTGAAGGCGTCCAGCGCGTTGCGCCAGTCGCGGCTCGCCGGGTCGGCTCCGTCGAACAGGACCCGCTCCATCCGGCGGGTCTGATCCGCTGGCGGCAGCCAGGTCAATGCGGCCCGGTAATCGGTCTCGTAAGCCGGCTCGCTGGTCTCGAAGAGGGTGCGGCGCTCGGCGTCGATCAGCCAGGCGGCGGCGATCTCGAACTCGCTCTTCGGATAGGCCTGGGCGGGACGACGACGCGCCTCCACATGCAGACACCACCCGCTGCCAAGACGTTTGAGGGCGTTGTTGAGCCGCGCCCGGACCGACATCAGCTCCAGATCCGAGGCCGACTCGAGGTCGGGCCCCCGGAAACTCAGGCCGCAGGTGAAGGACCCGTCCTTGTTCAGCACGACCCCCGGCGCGACCATGGCCGCCCAGGGCAGATGATCGGCGAGGAGCGCGGGTCGCCTACGATGTTCATCCAGAAAGCGCATGATCAGTCTCACGCATCGAGATGGCCGGGCAGGGCCAGGTGGCGGCGAAGCACGTCGAAGAACCGCTTGTCGGCCCGCGCGGCGTAGAGGCCGATGGCGTGGGCGACCGCCCACCACAGCAGACCGAGCCACCAGATCCGCAAAGCCAGCCCCAGCACCACTGCGACGGTGCCCATCAGGATGGCGTAGTCCCGTGGCATGCCCGCCAGGGTCACGGGCTCCGTCAGGGCGCCGGCGACCGGCAGATCCCAACCGGCCGGACGGTGATCGGACAGCGCGTCGGGCATCAGCCGATCTCCGCTCCGCCGGCGAATCCGAAGAACTGCAGGAAGAAGGTCGAGGCGGCGAAGGCGATCGACAGGCCGAACAGGATGCCCAGCCCCCGCCGCATGGACGAGCCGTTCTCGCTCATGGCCACGCCGGCTCCGAAGAGCACCACCGCCACGACGGCGGCGGCCTGGACCACCGGGCCGGTGATGGATTCCACGATCTGCTGAAGCGGGCCTTCCCAAGGCATCCCGGATCCGCCCGCAATAGCTTGGCCAGCGATGAGAAGGCCGCAAGTCACCGTCGCGGCCGACAGGCCGCGTTGAAGTAAACGCGTCATGGTTTGAGTTCCTGAAGCCGATGCGCGATGGTTTGCGCTGACGGTCATAAGGAAGTCAAAGTATCCACAGACCGTCAACGCGTCCTGTGAATATATTATCCGAGTGATAGAAGTTGGATCGCGGGCGATTCGAATTTCATAGTCGGACTATGTATTCCGACTTGCAGGCGACTTGCATGTAACAGCGCTGTTTGCCTGCCAAGCAAGGGTTTCGACCGATTCCGCCAGACTATCGCCTGGGTTTCCGGGCGATGCTGCGGCAATATTTGACCGGGTGTCAGCCGGTCAGCAGGGTCTCCGGCGCCTGCAGAATATTGACGCCAAGACCGATCAGCCTCTTCCGCGACCCCTCAGCTCACTCACGACGTGAGCTGAATCTCGCGAAAGATCTCGCCTTGCTGCAGCGCGGCGCTGCGGCGATCACCGAGATCTACCAACTGATCCAGGATCTGGAGCAGCTTGAGCGCTAGGTCTTGAGACAACGGTGCCGCCCGCTCCGAGAAGATCTGCACCAGACCGGCAATCCTCGCGGCAAGGGTGGTCCCATGCCAGCCCGGCAGTTCCTCGCCATTGCCGAGCCTAAGGACGGCCAGCGTCAGGTCGGCGAAATGCTCCGGCGGGTAGTGATCCCTGGCGCGTTCGCACAGGGTCAGGAACTGGGTCATCACGAAGGGAGACCAGCCTGCCGCCGCTACGAATTTCGCGACGTGGCACAGCACCAGCCCGACATCTCGCCAATCCCCGTTGACGAACCGGGCGGCTCCGCCAGCGAGGTCATCGATCTGGACGAACAACAAAGCTTTCACCAGCGCGGGTTGGTCGAACCCGTGGAGTTCTCCCGCGCGGTAGCTGGTTCGAGAGAAGACGGAATCCTTCAGCAGCCGATCAAGACAGACATCGAGAACCTCCATCACGTGTGCGGGCGGCAAGGGGGCGTCGAAGACAAGGACCGCGACGCAAGTATTACCGTCGATGATCCGCCGGATGAGCGTATCGAGGTCCGCGCCTTCGGAAAGCTGATCGACTGCCCAGTCTTCGAGCGCCAGATAGCCGGAGCCGAGTGCCTTGGGTCCCTGCAATCCGCGCGACCAGAGATATTCGCGCTCACCGCCCCAGAAGGTCTGACGTCCCCACGGGAAATCCAGGACGATCGGGATCGGCGTGCCCGGCGTTTCGTAGTCGAGGGTGTGCAGCTGTCGCCACGCGGTGATGGCGTGGTTCGACAATTCGGTCAGGAGCCGGATCGCCTCATCTGGCGCGTGCTGGAATAGGGCAAGATAGGGCTGCCTCATTGGAGAGGCCGGGAAGAAGTTCTTCATACCCCGGTCGAGGGCGAGACTCTTCCAATCATGGTACGAAAAGGATCGGGAGCCGAGCGACATGCCCAGCCCGTCAGCCACCCTCTGCTGATCGACGGTCCGTTCCGCTTCGGGAATGGCCAGCGCTTCTTGGCGTCGCTGGGCAGCGCGTTCATTCTCCCGAAACTCACGCTCCTGCTGATCGGCTGGCAGCTCCTCCCTCAGATGCTTCAGGGTCACTTCAACAAGGAGCGATCCATGTGTTTCGGCCAGGATGGGCGAAAAGGCGACCACTTCCTCGAACTCAGGCTCATCGATGTCTTCGGACGCGACAAGCGCGCTCAGATAGGCGGTGGCGTGATCGGAATAGGAGCGGGCGGCACGCAGGATGAGGGTGACATACGCGGTCCGGCGAGAGCCGCCGTCCTGTCGCCGGCGCCATCTCGAGATGCTGTCGTCAGAGCCGTCTCCCAAACTGGAAAGCCACCGACCGACCACGGTGAGCAGGCCGTCGGAAACAGGGTTCTTCATGTCAGCGAACATGTTCTGCCAGACGGTGAAGACGGCCGTGACCTGGGGCTGTAGCCGGATCGGAACCCGGTCGATCCGCTCGACCAAGAACCAGATCAGGCGGGCCCAGCTCTCAACATCCGACGGCCAACCCAGGGAGTCCGCCATCCGGATCCGGGTCTCCGGGGGCAGGTCGCCGCCGATGACGACGGGGTTCGGCGTGGTTCTCTCGGCCTGGAACCAAACCAACGCCTTGTAGAGCCACGCGCCCTCATTCACGAAGACCACATCCTCGTAGGCTTTCGCTTCGTTCGGAAAGACCGTCGAGCCGATTGGGCCTAGGAGCCAAGCC from Brevundimonas fontaquae includes these protein-coding regions:
- the trbF gene encoding conjugal transfer protein TrbF, producing the protein MHPFFKPKRALTASPEATPYQRAGQVWDDRMGLSIAHARNWRRIALANLALAAFLGAGWWAQADRAVVRPFVVEVSDWGQTQKITALDGRYEPTEAQTGYALAQWIRDVRSKSIDPIVIRQNWLGAYDLLTPKASAFLNDWAQANDPFADAGREAVNVEVLNVVRRSERTFDLQWRETRFVNGQQAGAERWRALITVAHQPPRNEAELMRNPLGLKIEDVSWTPDAS
- a CDS encoding S26 family signal peptidase encodes the protein MTRFRRLLTAAVAPAVGLLAFGAIAGQRPALALINESPSLPKGVYVRTAAAEISRGAVVAIRQPAVVRPYLARQGMPPEVRLIKRVAATGGDSVCSDGRWMIAPMRTVRIHDRDRNGAPLPAWRGCRRLAANERLLLGDTPSSLDSRYFGPVTTAQIEGVYRETLTW
- a CDS encoding TrbC/VirB2 family protein encodes the protein MTRLLQRGLSAATVTCGLLIAGQAIAGGSGMPWEGPLQQIVESITGPVVQAAAVVAVVLFGAGVAMSENGSSMRRGLGILFGLSIAFAASTFFLQFFGFAGGAEIG
- a CDS encoding TrbI/VirB10 family protein; translation: MTDPHSAETAGTQHDTHTPATPPPVTAPKAPPPPLMGRAPRPGAVRIRKPVVQGAVLVAALLVSGSLAWAFVVQPQMTRQARDAADADGAGEARGSVRPSDRVTDQPASYDRLAQADTLPERRGAVPEARETVASPQPARVPAPHYSTAPRAPRPADQAAASGLFFDGAPGSGTVQTAGRSDPSPSPAMRDYGAIYSPHGLLAPVSPYELKAGAVIPGVLLTAVDTSRPGPVVATVSQNVFDSITGRHLVVPQGTRLIGRHEGESAHGDRRAFLVWDRLILPNGKSLILSEEPGVDAQGAVGVRGEVDRRLWPLGVATLFAGAVTTLGELARGGSDDRSFAASAGSAASIEASQVGGRLIDRELGVQPSIRVRAGAPVRVMITRDLILEPYRR
- a CDS encoding lytic transglycosylase domain-containing protein, encoding MVRYSLPIAALVVLAATSPAAAQTRIDWRLAGGDLFVGAAVDATTSHVAGVEAVRLADLDQPFAEAIAEAADRHGLDRKLLHALVVVESAYRPQACSHAGACGLTQLMPGTAADLGVRNRFDPYENLRGGADYLARQILRFGDLRLALAAYNSGPDRVARLGRIPNITETQNYVVTVINCYLALTAGRGVRSSRECSPAEAAL
- a CDS encoding VirB3 family type IV secretion system protein, yielding MPDALSDHRPAGWDLPVAGALTEPVTLAGMPRDYAILMGTVAVVLGLALRIWWLGLLWWAVAHAIGLYAARADKRFFDVLRRHLALPGHLDA
- the trbL gene encoding P-type conjugative transfer protein TrbL produces the protein MAGPGMETPNELMVVFSNTVTAGFDALSSSVNGVFGLLIALVVALTGIQWALSPNREILAAGFGKVLLIGAFAWLINDWQALSETIYAGFLELGLTAGGGSLSRAEFLNPGAILQQGWEIVKALGETPAPVENPLDVMGNMADALILGLAMIGIMLAFAILALQIIVSLLEFKIVTLGGFVLLPFGIWNKTAFLAERPLGYVVSSGLKVLALAIVVSGARTIFDQLQPSANPDIYEALTILVAALLLAMLAIFIPNLASALVTGGPALGAGAALTSGLAVAGAGALVAGGVAGAGAMAGRAAAVSGSSRAAAGAASAARSSGSGPSSGSFPPGGGPRPSPGPAPGSSGGAAPPPLSRASGSSPAGSGPSRSTSTSSADESPGRSAAAPSLGKSAPDAESRARPSLSEERTLGAGSGRAAGRSAALQAFFIANSARALMPAGENSGALKPTVRPED
- a CDS encoding helix-turn-helix transcriptional regulator; this encodes MAHERGLDRFLSWRQVRNLTGLGRTTAWRMRQAGDFPDPVPISPGRVAWRERDIAAWNESRGAPIPTRRAAAKPRLSEVRVIETAAPESAPSAAMPSPHHQHRPARRPRSTLAEGQLGFDF